A part of Spiribacter vilamensis genomic DNA contains:
- the relA gene encoding GTP diphosphokinase has translation MVKVSDNSTVGRPGDQSVMDWLEAMPRQPGAEARERLSNAWDYAAAHYGEDVRTTGDRRFDHAVAVADILSGLELDADSIIAGLLHDLPACGGPDLAAIRARMGDTVASLVEGCLRMGQVSRLHMAGATENESKRAEALRKMLLAMARDIRVVFLVLAERLDDMRVLGVLPEADRQRMARETLDLHAPLGNRLGIWQIKWELEDLSFRYLEPENYRRIAGLLAERRVDRERFIEAMKARIETHLAEAGLSAEVTGRPKHIYSIWRKMQRKGLGFDELFDLRAVRVLVDSVPACYTALGIVHSLWQPIPREFDDYIATPKENNYRSLHTAVVGDGGRSVEVQIRTREMHDQAELGIAAHWRYKEGRSEDPDFDARVAWLRRLLESASDSDSDGDLIDRFRAEIFEDRVYVITPKGDVVDLPQGTTPLDFAYTIHSDIGHHCRGARVNGRMVTLTQPLQNGDQVQILTARHARPSRDWLNPALGYLNSPRSRAKVRAWFRQQDQDKTAQLGRELLDRELHRLGLADVNLETLAARSRFRRLPEFLAAIGRGDITGGQIASLLRDRLLPPEPETDEQLLRRRSGKASTPTAPEDDVTIYGVGNLMTRMARCCQPTPGDTILGFITRSEGVAIHRTDCPNIRRLQETAPERLIEVSWSRGSGRAYPVDIVVEAYDRPGLIRDISSLLNNDGINVTAVNTRTDPDDQVARMVMTVEVADVDQLSRVMQRMVGLRNIRDVHRAV, from the coding sequence ATGGTGAAAGTGAGTGATAATTCGACCGTCGGTCGTCCCGGTGATCAGTCCGTCATGGACTGGCTGGAAGCCATGCCCCGGCAGCCCGGAGCGGAGGCGCGCGAGCGTCTCTCGAATGCCTGGGACTATGCCGCCGCGCATTACGGCGAAGATGTTCGGACCACCGGGGACCGCCGCTTCGATCATGCCGTTGCGGTTGCCGATATCCTGAGCGGCCTCGAGCTTGATGCCGATTCGATCATTGCCGGTCTCCTGCATGACCTGCCTGCCTGCGGCGGACCTGATCTGGCCGCCATTCGGGCACGGATGGGCGACACGGTTGCGAGTCTGGTGGAGGGCTGCCTGCGCATGGGGCAGGTCAGCCGCCTGCACATGGCCGGTGCCACGGAGAATGAAAGCAAGCGGGCCGAGGCGCTGCGCAAGATGCTGCTGGCGATGGCCCGCGACATTCGCGTGGTGTTCCTGGTGCTGGCGGAGCGCCTGGATGACATGCGTGTTCTTGGCGTCCTGCCGGAGGCTGACCGGCAGCGAATGGCCCGGGAAACCCTCGATCTGCATGCCCCGCTGGGGAATCGGCTGGGGATCTGGCAGATCAAATGGGAGCTCGAGGATCTGTCATTCCGCTACCTGGAGCCGGAGAACTACCGGCGGATTGCCGGGTTGCTGGCCGAGCGGCGTGTCGATCGCGAGCGTTTCATCGAGGCGATGAAAGCCCGTATTGAAACGCATCTTGCCGAGGCGGGCCTGAGTGCCGAGGTCACCGGTCGGCCCAAGCACATCTACAGCATCTGGCGGAAAATGCAGCGCAAGGGGCTGGGTTTTGATGAGCTGTTCGATCTGCGTGCCGTGCGCGTCCTGGTGGACAGTGTCCCGGCCTGCTATACCGCGCTGGGGATCGTCCACAGCCTCTGGCAGCCGATCCCGCGCGAGTTCGACGACTACATCGCAACCCCCAAGGAGAATAACTACCGCTCGCTGCATACCGCCGTGGTGGGCGATGGTGGTCGCTCTGTCGAGGTCCAGATCCGTACCCGCGAGATGCATGATCAGGCGGAACTGGGGATTGCCGCGCACTGGCGCTACAAGGAGGGGCGCAGTGAGGATCCCGATTTCGATGCGCGGGTGGCCTGGCTGCGCCGGCTGCTCGAATCGGCATCGGACAGCGATAGCGACGGCGATCTGATCGACCGCTTCCGTGCCGAAATCTTCGAAGACCGGGTCTACGTGATCACGCCCAAGGGGGATGTCGTTGATCTGCCGCAGGGGACGACCCCACTGGATTTCGCCTACACCATCCATAGCGACATCGGACACCACTGTCGTGGTGCGCGGGTGAACGGCCGGATGGTCACGCTGACACAGCCCCTGCAGAACGGTGATCAGGTGCAGATCCTCACCGCCCGGCACGCCCGTCCCAGCCGCGACTGGCTCAACCCGGCGCTGGGGTATCTGAATTCGCCCCGGTCGCGGGCGAAGGTGCGCGCCTGGTTCCGTCAGCAGGATCAGGACAAGACCGCGCAGCTCGGCCGTGAGCTGCTCGACCGCGAGCTGCATCGGCTGGGTCTGGCCGACGTCAACCTCGAGACACTCGCAGCACGCTCGCGTTTTCGGCGGCTGCCGGAATTCCTTGCAGCGATCGGGCGGGGCGACATCACGGGTGGACAGATCGCCAGCCTGCTGCGCGACCGCCTGCTGCCGCCAGAGCCGGAAACCGACGAGCAGCTGTTACGTCGTCGCAGCGGTAAGGCCTCGACCCCGACCGCACCGGAGGACGATGTCACCATCTATGGCGTCGGTAATCTCATGACTCGCATGGCTCGCTGCTGTCAGCCGACGCCGGGCGACACCATCCTCGGTTTCATTACCCGCAGCGAGGGCGTGGCGATTCACCGTACCGACTGTCCGAATATCCGCCGGCTGCAGGAAACCGCTCCGGAGCGGCTGATCGAGGTCAGCTGGAGTCGGGGTTCAGGGCGGGCCTACCCGGTAGACATCGTGGTGGAGGCGTATGACCGGCCGGGGCTCATCCGCGATATCTCTTCGCTACTGAATAATGACGGTATCAATGTCACGGCGGTGAACACCCGGACCGACCCCGATGACCAGGTTGCGCGCATGGTCATGACCGTCGAAGTGGCCGATGTCGATCAGTTGAGCCGTGTCATGCAGCGAATGGTCGGTCTGCGCAACATTCGTGATGTCCACCGTGCGGTCTGA
- a CDS encoding ABC transporter permease has product MNWSVMIESLPALAEGALLTLELVAVSGVLGFMLAVPVAMARVSDRWWIRLLPMAHIYFFRGTPLLVQIYLVYYGTGQFEAIRSSILWPYLSQAYWCAIIAFTLNTSAYTAEILRGAIQAVPRGEVEAARAVGMGSALIWRRIRLPRAFRIALPAYSNEVILMLKGSALASTITLMDLTGVARTIIARTYTPMELFLAAGLVYGVLTVIILSGFRLLERRLNRHLQPH; this is encoded by the coding sequence ATGAACTGGTCGGTGATGATCGAGAGTCTTCCCGCGCTCGCGGAAGGCGCATTGCTGACGCTCGAACTGGTGGCGGTTTCCGGTGTGCTGGGTTTCATGTTGGCGGTCCCCGTCGCCATGGCCCGCGTCTCGGATCGATGGTGGATACGTCTGCTGCCGATGGCGCATATCTACTTTTTCCGCGGGACGCCATTGCTCGTGCAGATCTACCTCGTCTACTACGGGACCGGGCAGTTCGAGGCGATCCGCTCATCCATCCTCTGGCCCTATCTCAGTCAGGCCTACTGGTGTGCGATTATCGCTTTCACGCTGAATACGTCCGCCTACACCGCTGAAATCCTCAGGGGCGCCATACAGGCCGTTCCCCGGGGCGAGGTGGAGGCGGCCAGGGCGGTTGGCATGGGGTCTGCACTTATCTGGCGCCGCATCCGACTGCCCCGCGCGTTTCGTATCGCACTGCCGGCCTACAGCAACGAGGTCATCCTCATGCTCAAGGGCAGTGCGCTCGCCAGTACCATTACGCTCATGGATCTGACCGGAGTCGCGCGAACGATCATCGCGCGGACTTATACTCCCATGGAGCTGTTCCTCGCGGCCGGACTGGTCTACGGGGTGCTGACCGTCATCATCCTGAGCGGTTTTCGATTGCTTGAGCGGCGCCTGAACCGCCATCTGCAGCCGCACTGA
- a CDS encoding GNAT family N-acetyltransferase produces MVDPAEYSADQADPWFPGIDDYLDAYHRVGAPWLWSDRLAMGRDRIERDLMDPRQRCWRIDEGHRLAGFCELIARSPAEAEILHCGLISAARGRGLGQRLINSALAGAHALGARRVWLHTCSEDSEAALGFYQRAGFRIFATRLEWVIDPRRRGLLDATAGNAVDLPWTGQQAVNAFSAAADGGSGAAQAIENRSG; encoded by the coding sequence ATGGTTGACCCAGCTGAATATTCGGCCGATCAGGCCGACCCATGGTTCCCGGGTATCGACGATTACCTCGACGCTTATCACCGCGTCGGTGCGCCCTGGCTGTGGTCTGACCGACTGGCCATGGGGCGGGATCGCATCGAGCGCGACCTCATGGACCCCCGTCAGCGCTGCTGGCGCATCGATGAAGGACACAGACTGGCGGGCTTTTGCGAGTTGATCGCCCGATCACCGGCCGAGGCCGAGATCCTGCACTGCGGCCTCATCTCCGCAGCGCGCGGTCGCGGCCTGGGACAGCGCCTAATCAATAGCGCACTGGCCGGTGCCCATGCGCTGGGCGCACGGCGGGTCTGGCTGCATACCTGCAGTGAAGACTCCGAAGCGGCGCTCGGTTTCTATCAGCGAGCGGGTTTCCGGATTTTCGCTACCCGGCTGGAATGGGTGATTGACCCTCGACGCCGCGGTTTGCTGGATGCCACCGCGGGCAATGCCGTGGATTTGCCATGGACCGGCCAACAGGCCGTCAATGCATTCAGTGCGGCTGCAGATGGCGGTTCAGGCGCCGCTCAAGCAATCGAAAACCGCTCAGGATGA
- the imuA gene encoding translesion DNA synthesis-associated protein ImuA, giving the protein MKEAIHELLDQPGIWRANTPHRGPSSPARDHVPSGFAALDRALPGGGFPGSALTEILYEAHGVGELRLVMPALARLSRSGRWIAMIAPPFVPYAPALAAQGIDLSRLLVIHPNDGPQALWSVEQALRSGTCAAVMAWPSHCDDRSLRRLQLAAESGDSVGMLFRDSTAATERSPAALRLALGESSGQQLNIRVLKCRGTPPGAVALDSWSTAPVRPQHPLPLEE; this is encoded by the coding sequence ATGAAAGAAGCCATCCACGAGCTGCTCGACCAGCCCGGTATCTGGCGCGCCAATACACCGCACCGCGGTCCGTCTTCTCCGGCGCGGGATCATGTCCCCAGCGGCTTTGCAGCACTGGACCGGGCACTGCCTGGCGGTGGTTTCCCCGGTAGTGCACTCACGGAGATCCTGTACGAGGCCCATGGCGTCGGCGAACTGCGGCTGGTCATGCCAGCCCTTGCCCGGCTATCGCGGAGCGGCCGCTGGATCGCCATGATCGCGCCGCCTTTCGTGCCCTATGCCCCCGCACTGGCGGCTCAGGGCATCGACCTGTCACGTCTGCTGGTTATCCATCCAAACGACGGACCACAGGCACTGTGGTCCGTCGAACAGGCACTGAGAAGCGGCACCTGCGCGGCGGTCATGGCCTGGCCGAGCCATTGCGACGACCGCAGCCTGCGTCGTCTCCAGCTGGCCGCTGAATCCGGCGACAGCGTGGGCATGCTGTTTCGCGATTCGACCGCCGCCACCGAACGTTCACCGGCGGCGCTCCGGCTCGCACTAGGCGAGAGCAGCGGTCAGCAGCTGAACATCCGTGTACTCAAATGCCGGGGCACTCCGCCCGGCGCGGTCGCACTGGATAGCTGGTCGACCGCGCCGGTACGCCCACAGCATCCGCTCCCCCTGGAGGAATGA
- a CDS encoding ABC transporter ATP-binding protein has translation MDEAAIELRGIYKRFGDLEVIKGIDLTARRGEVVALIGTSGSGKSTLLRCVNLLEQPDAGEIVFNGETLDLRPGRDGTLCPASNDQITRVRAGIGFVFQNFNLWPHMNVLENVIEAPVHVLGISRQQAVSEAEVLLEKVGLGNKKTAYPAFLSGGQQQRAAIARTLAMKPAVILFDEPTSALDPELVGEVLGVIRQLAEEGRTMLIVTHEMRFARDVAHRVIFLDAGRIEEEGPPSEVFESPRSERCRAFLATHLSESKGVTLS, from the coding sequence ATGGATGAGGCCGCGATCGAGCTGCGCGGGATTTACAAGCGCTTTGGTGATCTGGAGGTCATCAAGGGGATTGATCTCACCGCCCGGCGCGGAGAAGTCGTGGCGCTGATCGGCACCAGTGGTTCGGGCAAGAGCACGCTGCTGCGTTGCGTCAACCTCCTCGAGCAACCCGATGCCGGCGAGATCGTTTTCAACGGCGAGACCCTCGATCTTCGTCCCGGACGTGATGGCACGCTCTGTCCAGCGAGTAATGATCAGATCACCCGTGTTCGGGCGGGCATCGGATTCGTGTTCCAGAACTTCAATCTATGGCCACACATGAATGTCCTCGAGAACGTGATCGAGGCGCCCGTGCATGTGTTGGGAATATCCCGGCAACAGGCCGTTTCGGAGGCGGAGGTCCTGCTCGAGAAAGTCGGCCTGGGCAACAAGAAAACCGCCTACCCGGCCTTCCTCTCCGGCGGTCAGCAACAGCGCGCCGCCATTGCCCGGACGCTGGCCATGAAACCCGCCGTCATCCTGTTCGACGAGCCCACCTCGGCGCTCGATCCGGAGCTGGTCGGCGAGGTCCTCGGCGTGATTCGCCAGCTGGCGGAAGAGGGCCGGACCATGCTCATCGTGACTCACGAAATGCGCTTTGCCCGTGATGTCGCCCACCGCGTTATTTTCCTCGACGCCGGTCGCATCGAGGAGGAGGGGCCGCCCTCCGAGGTATTCGAAAGTCCCCGATCGGAGCGCTGTCGCGCATTCCTTGCCACCCATCTGTCGGAATCAAAAGGAGTGACATTGTCATGA
- a CDS encoding ABC transporter permease yields MDLQGFGAQLASGTWITVQLAIVSMVCAVVLGLLGAGAKTAGPAPLRWLGTLYTGTVRGLPELLVILLVYFGAANIINQVANAFGYSDYIALSPFMAGVIALAFNYGAYMTEVFRGALATIPSGHREAGLALGMGRARIFRRIVLPQVWRVALPASGNIFLSLLKDTALVSVIGLQDLMRETSIAVGYSKAPFTFYVAAAFIYLGLTAVASLGIHWLERRTTHGMRTLTE; encoded by the coding sequence ATGGATCTTCAGGGGTTTGGCGCGCAGCTCGCCTCCGGAACGTGGATCACGGTGCAGCTTGCCATCGTCAGCATGGTCTGCGCCGTGGTTCTGGGTCTGCTCGGGGCCGGCGCGAAAACCGCCGGTCCCGCCCCGCTGAGGTGGCTGGGTACCCTCTACACCGGGACGGTGCGCGGGCTCCCGGAACTGCTGGTCATCCTCCTGGTGTACTTCGGCGCGGCCAATATCATCAACCAGGTCGCCAACGCCTTCGGCTACAGCGATTACATTGCGCTTTCGCCATTCATGGCGGGCGTGATCGCGCTGGCATTCAATTACGGCGCGTATATGACCGAAGTCTTTCGTGGTGCGCTGGCGACGATACCTTCCGGGCATCGTGAGGCGGGGCTCGCACTCGGAATGGGCCGGGCGCGGATTTTCCGCCGCATCGTCCTGCCCCAGGTCTGGCGGGTGGCGCTGCCGGCAAGCGGCAATATTTTCCTGTCTCTGCTCAAGGACACTGCCCTGGTGTCGGTGATCGGCCTCCAGGATCTCATGCGCGAGACCTCCATTGCGGTCGGCTACAGCAAGGCGCCGTTCACCTTCTACGTCGCTGCCGCGTTCATTTATCTCGGTTTAACCGCCGTGGCGTCGCTGGGTATTCACTGGCTTGAACGGCGAACCACTCACGGCATGCGGACGCTGACCGAATGA
- a CDS encoding ABC transporter substrate-binding protein encodes MIRPILGLLLGSFLAFPVFAQDTLRIATEGAYPPFNVIDSSGELKGFDVDIANALCAEMGADCELVTQSWDGIIPGLIAGRYDAIIASMSITPERQEAVTFSEPYYSNKLQFIAPKESDFGPGDAADAVIGAQRATIAAQWLEDNVPEAERRVYDTQENAYLDLESGRLDAVLADVYVSYEWLESDEGAAYEFKGDPVYDDDKIAVAVRKGNDELAERFSDAIEAIRADGTYQAINADYFPFDIY; translated from the coding sequence ATGATCCGTCCAATACTCGGTCTGCTGCTGGGCAGCTTCCTCGCCTTCCCCGTGTTTGCTCAGGACACCCTCCGGATTGCCACCGAGGGGGCCTATCCACCCTTCAACGTCATCGACTCCTCGGGCGAGCTGAAGGGTTTTGACGTCGACATCGCCAACGCCCTGTGCGCGGAAATGGGCGCCGACTGCGAACTCGTCACCCAGTCGTGGGACGGGATTATCCCGGGCCTGATTGCCGGTCGGTACGACGCCATCATCGCGTCCATGTCGATTACCCCCGAGCGCCAGGAGGCGGTCACCTTCAGCGAGCCTTACTACTCCAACAAGCTGCAGTTCATCGCGCCGAAAGAGAGCGATTTCGGTCCCGGCGATGCCGCCGATGCCGTGATCGGTGCCCAGCGCGCCACGATCGCCGCCCAGTGGCTCGAGGATAACGTCCCCGAGGCCGAACGCCGCGTCTATGACACCCAGGAGAACGCCTACCTCGATCTGGAAAGCGGTCGACTGGATGCCGTACTCGCCGACGTCTATGTCAGTTATGAGTGGCTGGAAAGCGACGAAGGCGCTGCCTACGAGTTCAAGGGCGATCCCGTCTACGATGACGACAAGATCGCCGTTGCCGTGCGCAAGGGTAATGACGAGCTGGCCGAGCGGTTCAGCGATGCAATCGAGGCCATCCGGGCCGACGGGACGTATCAGGCGATCAACGCCGACTACTTCCCCTTCGATATCTACTGA
- the lexA gene encoding transcriptional repressor LexA produces the protein MNALTPRQDQILQFIQRFLERTGYPPTRNEISAELGFRSANAAEQHLRALARKGFITLQPGASRGIRLRQQVSASSDDIEGREAEGLPVIGRVAAGSPLLAEAHIDHHYRVSDGLFSPGADYLLRVRGMSMRDAGILDGDLLAVHSTTEVRDGQIVVARIQDEVTVKRFSRTGHHVQLLPENPEFTPIELDLRQDELVIEGIGVGVIRSGL, from the coding sequence ATGAACGCGCTCACTCCCCGTCAGGACCAGATCCTCCAGTTTATCCAGCGTTTTCTGGAGCGTACCGGCTACCCGCCCACACGTAACGAGATTTCGGCAGAGCTCGGGTTCCGTTCGGCCAACGCCGCTGAACAGCACCTTCGAGCCCTCGCCCGCAAAGGCTTCATCACCCTCCAGCCCGGTGCCTCGCGCGGCATCCGGTTACGTCAGCAGGTGTCGGCCTCGAGCGATGACATCGAGGGTAGAGAAGCGGAGGGGCTACCGGTCATCGGTCGGGTGGCCGCCGGCAGCCCGCTGCTCGCGGAAGCCCACATCGATCATCATTACCGGGTCAGTGACGGACTGTTCTCTCCGGGCGCGGACTATCTGCTCCGGGTTCGCGGCATGAGCATGCGCGACGCCGGCATCCTCGATGGTGACCTGCTCGCGGTTCATTCCACCACCGAGGTTCGTGACGGCCAGATCGTCGTCGCCCGCATTCAGGACGAAGTGACGGTCAAGCGCTTTTCCCGGACCGGCCATCACGTCCAGTTACTCCCGGAAAACCCCGAATTCACCCCCATAGAACTCGATCTGCGCCAGGACGAACTGGTCATCGAGGGAATCGGTGTGGGTGTGATCCGTTCCGGGCTCTAA
- a CDS encoding DUF2721 domain-containing protein, translating to MELTLGTPSLLFPAVSLLLLAYTNRFLALASLIRDLQARYSSTQRRSLLEQIDNLRRRVRLIQYMQAAGVGSLLACVISMFLLFGGFIPVARWLFGLSLILMMASLTLSVREIWISVNAINIQLAELESEK from the coding sequence ATGGAACTCACGCTGGGAACGCCGTCCCTGTTGTTTCCGGCGGTATCCCTTCTGCTGCTCGCTTACACGAATCGATTCCTGGCGCTGGCGTCGCTAATCCGTGACCTGCAGGCCAGGTATTCATCGACCCAGCGTCGCAGCCTGCTGGAGCAGATTGACAACCTTCGGCGCCGGGTTCGGCTCATCCAGTACATGCAGGCCGCCGGCGTTGGTAGTCTGCTGGCCTGCGTCATCAGCATGTTTCTGTTGTTCGGCGGCTTTATACCCGTAGCCCGCTGGCTGTTCGGGCTCAGCCTGATCCTGATGATGGCCTCCCTGACCCTTTCTGTTCGCGAGATCTGGATCTCCGTCAACGCCATCAATATCCAGCTCGCCGAACTGGAGTCGGAAAAGTGA
- a CDS encoding Y-family DNA polymerase — MLWLCLHFFNLPVECFGDTEGETFPLFVSQAGRVIGGNRPARHLGIRSGMTPTAARALTEDGRHRLRDPDREQRMLERLATWAVQFTPRVSIEPPMALLLEIEGSLRYFHGIEPLRRQISEGLEQWGHRANTAIAPTPTAAWILARAGDGTPVTARPALAERLASLSVNVLPLGQRATDALQGLGCETIGALRALPDDGVARRLGRALLETLQRAHGERPDPRRNWQPPNRFERRIDYLEAITTVDGLRPILRQLIDSLCTDLRYRDTGIMRLRFVLRHRERPPTRLPLGVLSPTRDAGHLKWLVDQQLDNIALTADVTAVSLQAGRFHALHGTSEALDLLDRDDRHTTDADWRTLIETFDSRLGEERVCMVKPLAEHRPERAWCYQRPGRTVEPLAQPSGTARPAWLLEQPLPLRSPRGRPEHNGAPLVLESGPERIETGWWDGLDITRDYYHARTANGQRIWIFRDRRGQRDWYLHGIFG; from the coding sequence ATGCTCTGGCTGTGCCTGCACTTCTTCAATCTGCCGGTCGAGTGTTTCGGTGACACCGAGGGGGAGACATTTCCCCTTTTCGTCTCCCAGGCGGGCCGTGTCATCGGAGGCAACCGACCGGCCCGGCATCTCGGCATCCGATCGGGGATGACGCCAACGGCCGCCCGGGCGCTTACGGAAGACGGCCGTCACCGGCTGCGCGATCCCGACCGGGAGCAACGTATGCTCGAGCGGCTGGCCACCTGGGCGGTTCAGTTCACACCGCGGGTCAGCATCGAACCGCCCATGGCATTACTGCTGGAGATCGAGGGGAGCCTGCGCTATTTCCATGGCATCGAACCACTGCGACGGCAGATCTCGGAGGGCCTCGAGCAATGGGGTCACCGTGCGAACACGGCCATTGCGCCAACGCCCACGGCGGCATGGATTCTGGCCCGGGCGGGCGACGGCACGCCGGTGACGGCACGACCGGCGCTGGCGGAACGTCTGGCCAGCCTGTCAGTGAACGTCCTGCCCCTGGGGCAACGCGCTACGGACGCCCTTCAGGGCCTGGGCTGCGAGACCATCGGCGCGCTTCGTGCCCTTCCCGATGACGGGGTAGCACGACGCCTGGGTCGCGCGCTGCTCGAAACCCTCCAGCGGGCACACGGCGAACGGCCCGACCCGCGTCGGAACTGGCAGCCACCTAACCGCTTCGAGCGCCGGATCGATTACCTTGAGGCAATTACAACCGTCGATGGCCTGCGCCCGATACTCCGGCAGCTGATCGATAGCCTCTGCACCGATCTTCGCTACCGCGACACCGGTATCATGCGGTTGCGATTCGTACTCCGGCATCGCGAAAGGCCGCCTACACGACTTCCGCTGGGTGTCCTGTCACCTACCCGCGACGCTGGCCACCTGAAGTGGCTGGTCGATCAGCAACTCGACAACATCGCGCTGACGGCCGATGTAACCGCTGTCAGCCTGCAGGCGGGACGTTTCCACGCCCTGCACGGCACGAGCGAGGCACTGGATCTGCTCGATCGGGATGATCGGCACACCACGGATGCCGACTGGCGGACACTCATCGAGACATTCGACAGCCGCCTGGGTGAAGAGCGGGTCTGCATGGTCAAACCGCTGGCAGAGCATCGACCGGAGCGTGCCTGGTGCTATCAACGCCCCGGCAGGACCGTCGAGCCACTGGCACAGCCATCCGGGACCGCGCGACCTGCCTGGTTGCTCGAACAGCCGCTGCCCCTGCGAAGCCCCCGGGGCCGACCGGAGCACAACGGGGCACCGCTGGTGCTGGAATCGGGCCCGGAGCGCATCGAGACCGGCTGGTGGGATGGACTCGACATCACCCGCGATTATTACCACGCGCGCACCGCGAACGGACAGCGAATCTGGATCTTCCGCGATCGGCGGGGGCAGCGGGACTGGTATCTGCACGGGATTTTCGGCTGA
- a CDS encoding ExeM/NucH family extracellular endonuclease: MRSDFWLPAAIVMALPGLAMASTEPSCGASGSTSLADVRGLDGPAVAEGRQIEVEAVVSGRFPGDQGLNGFYLAADSPAAGLFVYAPDLTPATTPGRNERWRIRAHSGRYRGDVQLERIVSMVYCGPETVTPAAFEPDDDAAYERLHDRLVRIDGPLSVAEVYDLGRYGTLRLARGERSFHPNNGVGGGERLDLLVDDGSYQRDPRPVPHTDNGVRRAGDRVESVTGILARAFGRWRIHPTRPPTFRAANPRPSPPPGGEGIRAVQLNLHNYFTDRSGRGARTEAAFQHQRERLRRFVRALDPDLIALHEIENNPATMDDLTGLLNDGLQVSEAYQAAVRGRSDAVIRSALLYRPVRLSRVDGAHQVDPVHPRDPIQARFRTASGIGFRVAVAHFKSRGGCPDHGDIDRGEGCWAERRQAQSEAMLDWLEDTGEPKAADQPPLLVMADFNAYPQEEALSRWTSAGYTDLLARYVKPMARYTYNYHGRAGYLDHALANPALLEHVADVELWSINADEPAYLRREGKGYWRLSDHDPVIVDMFAPAP, encoded by the coding sequence GTGCGGTCTGATTTCTGGCTGCCGGCAGCCATCGTCATGGCCCTGCCGGGCCTGGCGATGGCATCCACTGAGCCGAGCTGCGGCGCCTCGGGTTCGACATCGCTGGCGGATGTCCGTGGCCTCGACGGGCCCGCCGTCGCCGAGGGGCGACAGATCGAGGTGGAGGCCGTCGTGAGCGGCCGCTTCCCGGGCGATCAGGGGCTCAATGGCTTCTACCTTGCAGCGGACTCCCCGGCGGCGGGGCTGTTTGTCTACGCCCCGGATCTGACGCCGGCAACAACGCCGGGGCGTAACGAGCGCTGGCGGATTCGAGCCCACAGTGGTCGCTACCGGGGAGATGTTCAGCTCGAGCGCATTGTGTCGATGGTTTACTGCGGGCCGGAGACGGTGACGCCCGCTGCATTCGAACCCGATGACGATGCGGCCTATGAACGCCTGCACGATCGACTCGTGCGCATTGACGGACCGCTGAGCGTCGCCGAGGTCTACGATCTGGGGCGCTACGGCACCCTGCGGCTGGCACGGGGCGAGCGGTCCTTCCATCCGAACAATGGCGTCGGCGGCGGCGAGCGACTGGATCTGCTCGTGGACGATGGCAGCTATCAACGTGATCCGCGCCCCGTTCCCCATACCGATAACGGTGTTCGACGCGCGGGGGATCGCGTTGAATCGGTAACCGGGATCCTTGCCCGGGCTTTCGGGCGCTGGCGAATCCACCCGACTCGACCGCCCACCTTCCGCGCCGCGAATCCCCGCCCGAGTCCTCCACCGGGCGGGGAGGGGATTCGCGCGGTGCAGCTCAACCTGCATAACTACTTTACCGATCGCAGTGGTCGAGGGGCCCGAACCGAGGCGGCGTTCCAGCATCAGCGGGAACGTCTGCGCCGTTTCGTGCGCGCCCTTGACCCGGATCTCATCGCGCTCCACGAGATCGAGAACAATCCGGCGACGATGGATGATCTGACGGGTCTGTTGAATGACGGCCTGCAGGTGTCCGAGGCGTATCAGGCGGCGGTCCGGGGCCGCAGCGATGCGGTCATTCGCAGCGCGCTGCTCTATCGCCCCGTCCGGCTGTCCCGGGTCGATGGGGCGCACCAGGTCGATCCTGTTCATCCGCGGGATCCGATCCAGGCGCGCTTCCGCACCGCGAGCGGAATCGGCTTTCGCGTTGCGGTTGCCCATTTCAAGTCCCGCGGCGGCTGTCCCGACCACGGTGATATCGACCGCGGGGAGGGCTGCTGGGCCGAGCGCCGACAGGCCCAGAGCGAGGCCATGCTCGACTGGCTGGAGGATACCGGCGAACCGAAAGCCGCGGATCAGCCGCCGCTACTGGTGATGGCCGACTTCAATGCCTATCCGCAGGAAGAGGCCCTGTCCCGCTGGACGTCAGCGGGCTACACGGATCTGCTGGCCCGCTATGTGAAGCCGATGGCACGCTACACTTACAACTATCACGGGCGGGCAGGCTACCTTGATCATGCGCTGGCGAATCCGGCCCTGCTCGAGCACGTCGCCGATGTGGAGCTCTGGTCGATCAATGCCGATGAACCGGCCTACTTGAGGCGCGAGGGAAAGGGATACTGGCGACTATCTGACCACGACCCCGTCATCGTCGATATGTTCGCGCCGGCACCCTGA